GTGTCACAAAAACTCTTAGCTTTCTCTTTGCTTCTTCGGTACCCCCTCTCAAATTCACGGGGGGAACTGTTTTGTCGATGGGTAGAGTTCTGATCAGATCTTCAATATTTGATAGCTCAGTTTCCCACTCGAATGGTCGTAGATCCAGAGAACTAAATTCGGGTTGTATTTCTTCAACTGGTCGCATGAAGCGCTTGAGTAATTTGCGTATTTTGGGTCGCAAGGTATATGCTCCGTATTCTTCATGGTCAGACGCTACCTCCACAGGAATCACAACTTCGCTTTCTGCCTGCCATAGGGGACAAGGTAGATTTTTCGCAGCTTGCTCGCGCCATGTTCTTTGAATGCGCAAGTAACCGCGGTCCACGATGGCGAGAACAGCCCTTTTCGCTGCTTCTACGACACCAGTATCTGGGGAGCCAATTTTGACAGCCATTTTAATTCCTCGTTTGATAAGTTTTGCTCTGGTTTCTTTTAGGCCTTCCAGCATGAATTGGTAGTGTCGTTGATTAGCCTCTGGAAAATCAGCGGTGAGTCCAAAGAAAACAAGGAGAGGCTTCCGGAGTATGTTAGCCTGCAAAATGGCATATTCAAGAGCATGGTTCCATTCTGCTCTTTGGGAGGCTTGCATCCAGTAAAGTAGGTAATCACCCCTATGGCGGATAGGCGAATGGTTCAAATACTGTATTCTTTCTTCTTCTACCAGGTTTTGTTTCATAGTTTGAGGTTAGAAAATTGGAAATCTTTGGTTGCTTAAGAGCACCTACTTTTTTTCAAACAGCTTTAGATATTCGCCGTATCCCTCTTTTTCAAGGTCTTCTTTAGGGATGAAACGCAGGGCAGCAGAATTAATACAGTAGCGCTTGCCTGTAGGTGGTGGTCCGTCGTTAAAGACATGGCCAAGATGCGAATCGGCGTATTTGCTGCGTACCTCAACACGGTTCATTCCTGCACTACAATCAGGAATTTCAATTATATTTTCAGGTTCCAGCGGTTTGGTGAAACTGGGCCATCCAGTTCCTGAATCGTATTTATCAAGAGAGCTAAAAAGGGGTTCTCCAGAAACTATATCCACATATATTCCCTCACGTTTTTCATTCCAGTATTCATTCTGGAAAGGGGGTTCAGTGGCATTTTCCTGAGTTACGGCATACTGGAGAGGAGTGAGCTTTTGGCGTAGTTCTTTTTCGGTAGGCTTGCGAAACTGGAGATATTTTTTCTCTGTAGAGTCTTCATTATTCCAGTACTTTTCCTTAAACTCTTTGCGTCCCGAACCAGCGCTGTATATTGCATAGTGGACTGGGCACTTTTTGTAATAGTCTTGGTGGTAGTCCTCTGCTGGATAAAAAATGGAAGTGGGACGAATTTCGGTCACGATGGGCTTGGAGAATTTCCCGGATTGCTCCAGTTCCTTTTTAGATTTTTCTGCAAGTTCTTTTTGTTCTTCGTTGTGGTAAAAGATTGCTGTTCGGTATTGGAGCCCTCGGTCCACAAACTGACCTCCAGAGTCAGTAGGGTCAATGTTTTTCCAGAATACTTCCAGAAGCTCTTCGTAGGATATTCGCTGAGGATCGTAGGTTACTCTTACCGCTTCAAAATGTCCAGTAGTACCTGAACATACTTCTTCGTAAGTTGGATTCTCTTTATGGCCTCCTGTGTACCCTGAGATAACTTCTATCACGCCAGGCAATTCTTCGAAAACGCTTTCCATACACCAGAAGCAACCTCCAGCGAAAGTGGCGCTCTCGTAACTTATGCGTGAACACCAACCCTGTGCCCAAGCGTGTTGAGTTAGAAAGAGGGCAACAAAGATAGTTGCTATTACTAAAAGCTTCAAGGCAATCACCCCATCATATTTATGAATTTGTAAGAATAATTTTCAGTTTTTTATTCCCCCGTTATAGCTAAGTGGAAGCTACCGACCTTAAGTGCCGAAATATTTTGCAAAACATCGAGCGGCTGGAAAAGACGAAGCGGGATGTGGTTTTTGGCGGATGTTTCCTTGTATCTCAAGCGATGGTTAAGGGGTTTCCCCCGCTCTTTTTGGATATTGGAGCGATAGAATACGGTCTATCCGAAAGGTACGCTCTTCGCCCCTTGTCTGGCAGAATGCTCGCAAGCCCAGAAACTCTTTTCCCTGAAAACACATGGTTCCAATTTCCAGGGGAGTAATAATCCGGCGGCTTTTTTCGTCATTTCTTTTCAAATAAACTATTTCCAGTGTTTTTCCTTTTTCTCGTGCTTCTTCAAGAAAGGCAACTTTCTTTTCAAGCGGCAAGTTTGCTTCTGCTATTTTGTATTGGTACTCAGTGAGAAAGCGAACCACTGCTTTGTCCATACGGATGTGACCTTTTCGGATGGGTTTTTGAAGGACAATACCTTCTAAGGTCCTACAGCGAGAGAGCGCCACATAAAGCTGTCCATGGGCGAATGTTCCTCTGCTGAGGTCAATAATTACCCGGTCAAAGGTGAGTCCTTGACTTTTATGAATGGTAATTGCCCAGGCAAGCCGCAGAGGGTACTGGGTGAAGGAGCCGATTTTTTGAGTGTTGATGCGGTGCTCGTGTTTATCGTAATAAAATTCAAACATCTCCCAGGTATATGGTTCTACTTCAACCGGTTCACCGTTTTTGAGAGCAAGGACTATCGCTTCTCCTGTTTTTTGCTTTTGAAAATCAACTATCTGACCGATGGTTCCGTTGACCCACCGCCCTGAAGAGTCGTTGTTGAGCAACATCACCTGGGCACCCTCTTTCAACCGCAGATTTGGGTCGGTTGGTAAGTCTGCGACTGAGCAGTCCCCGTTTATAGTGCCCGTGTACACTTTTTCTTTTCCTTTAAGCATCTCCAGCCTTTTTTGGTTGATTTTTCGTGCGTTTTCGTTAGTGGTTGTAAGATAAACTGCGAATTCCTCTTTTTCTGGAAGGTACCCAGGAATGACTCGCTTATTGAGGAGCTCCAAGTCTTCTTCGCTTGCCGTATTGTTTCGAATCCGATTCAATATACCAATGAACTGCTCATCACGCTGGCGGTAAATTTTTTCCAATTCTACAAAAGCAGGGTGAGCCTCCTGAAAGGATCGAGCGCTGAAAAAATAAGGGCTCTGGTAATGTTCTTGAAAGAGAACTTTTTCGCCTGGTTTTACCACTGGTGGAAGTTGATATAGGTCTCCGATGAATACCATCTGGATGCCACCAAAAACTTTGCCAGGTTTCTTGCCAAAGCGACGCAGGAAAGTATCAACACAGTCAAGGAGATCAGCTCGAACCATGGAAATTTCGTCGATTACAATAGTATCGAGATTTTTATACAGTTCCCGGTTAGCTGGGTTCAGCGAT
This portion of the Thermatribacter velox genome encodes:
- the msrB gene encoding peptide-methionine (R)-S-oxide reductase MsrB, coding for MESVFEELPGVIEVISGYTGGHKENPTYEEVCSGTTGHFEAVRVTYDPQRISYEELLEVFWKNIDPTDSGGQFVDRGLQYRTAIFYHNEEQKELAEKSKKELEQSGKFSKPIVTEIRPTSIFYPAEDYHQDYYKKCPVHYAIYSAGSGRKEFKEKYWNNEDSTEKKYLQFRKPTEKELRQKLTPLQYAVTQENATEPPFQNEYWNEKREGIYVDIVSGEPLFSSLDKYDSGTGWPSFTKPLEPENIIEIPDCSAGMNRVEVRSKYADSHLGHVFNDGPPPTGKRYCINSAALRFIPKEDLEKEGYGEYLKLFEKK
- a CDS encoding AAA family ATPase, which translates into the protein MTFPKDLEFNSEFMKALEIMEKSQQSVFITGRAGTGKSTLLQYFRGNTKKSLAVLAPTGVAAINVQGQTIHSFFRFRPDVTLDVVESLNPANRELYKNLDTIVIDEISMVRADLLDCVDTFLRRFGKKPGKVFGGIQMVFIGDLYQLPPVVKPGEKVLFQEHYQSPYFFSARSFQEAHPAFVELEKIYRQRDEQFIGILNRIRNNTASEEDLELLNKRVIPGYLPEKEEFAVYLTTTNENARKINQKRLEMLKGKEKVYTGTINGDCSVADLPTDPNLRLKEGAQVMLLNNDSSGRWVNGTIGQIVDFQKQKTGEAIVLALKNGEPVEVEPYTWEMFEFYYDKHEHRINTQKIGSFTQYPLRLAWAITIHKSQGLTFDRVIIDLSRGTFAHGQLYVALSRCRTLEGIVLQKPIRKGHIRMDKAVVRFLTEYQYKIAEANLPLEKKVAFLEEAREKGKTLEIVYLKRNDEKSRRIITPLEIGTMCFQGKEFLGLRAFCQTRGEERTFRIDRILSLQYPKRAGETP
- a CDS encoding deoxyribodipyrimidine photo-lyase, yielding MKQNLVEEERIQYLNHSPIRHRGDYLLYWMQASQRAEWNHALEYAILQANILRKPLLVFFGLTADFPEANQRHYQFMLEGLKETRAKLIKRGIKMAVKIGSPDTGVVEAAKRAVLAIVDRGYLRIQRTWREQAAKNLPCPLWQAESEVVIPVEVASDHEEYGAYTLRPKIRKLLKRFMRPVEEIQPEFSSLDLRPFEWETELSNIEDLIRTLPIDKTVPPVNLRGGTEEAKRKLRVFVTQKLPYYVKWRNDPTKNVLSEMSPYLHFGQISPLFIALQVVNADCGEPTSQEAYIEELIVRRELAANFVFYNSNYDSWNALPGWSWKTLTKHSKDLRKYLYSIEELEHAKTHDQLWNAAQKELLLTGKIHGYVRMYWGKKILEWSETPQEAFRIALYLNNKYALDGRDANSFAGVAWCFGKHDRPFSERPIFGKVRYMSLNGMQRKFPVHQYIQKVENLVHQLER